The Symbiobacterium terraclitae genomic sequence GGACGACTTCAACGGCTGGGAAGACTGGAACCCGTACACGGAGATCGACCCGGCGCTCGACCGGTGCGCCTCCCCGCCGACCATGGCCGCCGTCTACGGCGACCGGTCCGTCGCGCGGGTGCTGGCCGCGTTTCCTGACGGCCTGCCCCGTGCCCAGTTCGATCTGAGCGACCACATCGAGGGCGAGACCGTGCTCCACGTCTGGCACGAGGCGGTCGACAAGGGCCGCGCCCTGGCCCGCTACTGCCGGGAGCGGGGCATCCCGCCGGAGGCGGTGCTGGCCGTGGGCGACGCCGCCATGGACGTGACCATGCTCCGCTTCGCCGGGATCGGGGTGGCGGTGCCCGGCAGTCAGCCGGCAGCCCTGGCGGCGGCGGACTGGGTGGCATCGCCCGCCGAGGCCGTGGCGCGGGCGCTGGGGAGCCGGGGGTGAGGGAGATGACGCGCCCCGAACCGGCGGACGGGGCCCGCAGCGGCCTGGCAGCGGCAACGCGGCCGTTCGGCACGAGAGCGCTTTTCTGGATCCGGCTGGGCTGGGCGCAGCTGACCCTGCCCGGCCGGCTTCGGCGCGCCATGCCGCCGGCGGGGCGCGCCCTGCTGGCCGCGCTGGCCGGTGCCGGCCACGAGGCGGCGCTGGTGGGCGGCGCGGTTCGGGACCTGCTGCTGGCACAGGCGCCCAAGGACTGGGACCTGGTGACCAGCGCCACACCCGGGGAGATCCTCCGGCTGTTCCCCGACGGGCGGCTGATCGGCGCGGCCCGCGCGACCGGCACGGTGCTGGTGGCCCGGGACGGGGTGGTCTACGAGATCACACCGTACCGGGGGGAGGATCTCGAGGCCGACCTGGCCCGCAGGGACTTCACCATCGACGCGATGGCGCTCACCGCCGCAGGGCGCCTCATCGACCCGCTGGGCGGCCGGCGGGACCTGGCGGCGGGACGCCTCCGGGCCTGCGGCCGGCCCGAGGACCGGCTGCGGGAGGATCCGCTGCGGGCGCTTCGGGCGGTGCGGCTGGCCGCGCAGTTCGACCTGGAGATCGAGCCCGGGCTCGCCGCGGCGATCGCCCGGGCGGCTCCCCTCCTCGCCGGGGTGGCGCCCGAGCGCATTGGCGCCGAGTTCGCCCGCCTGCTGGTGACCGACCGGCCGGCGTGGGGCATGCAGCGCCTGCGGGAGCTGGGCCTGCTCGCCCAGTTCGCCCCGGAGCTGCTGGAGATGGTGGGGGTGGAGCAGAACCAGTACCACGCCTTCCCGGTGTGGGAGCACTCGCTGATGGCCCTGGCCCTGGTGCCGCCGGTGCTCCACCTCAGGCTGGCGGCGCTGCTCCACGACGTCGCCAAGCCGCGCTGCCTCTCGGTGGACGAGGACGGCGGCCGCCACTTCTACCGGCATGAGCTGGTCGGGGCCGAGATGGCGGACGAGCTGCTCCGGCGCCTGCGGTTCGACAACGAGACCAGGTCCCGGGCCGTCCACCTCGTGCGCTTCCACATGGACCTGCACCTGGACGGCCCGGCCACCGACGCCGCCCTGCGCCGCATGGTGCGGCGGATCGGCCTGGAGCACCTGGACGACCTCGTGCAGCTGCGCCGGGCGGACCGCCTGGCCTCGGGGAAACGGGAGGGAGACCTGGGCCCGGAGACGATGGCCCTGCTGGACGGGATCCGGCGGGTGCTGGCGGCCGACGCCGCCCTGAAGGTGACCGACCTGGCGGTGGACGGCCACGACGTGATGGCCGCCTTCGGCCGGGGTCCCGGCCCCTACGTGGGCCAGGTTCTGGAGGCGCTGCTGGAGGAGGTCCTGGAGCGCCCCGAGCGGAACCGGCGGGACGTGCTGCTCAGGCGCCTGGCCGAACTGGCCGCCGGTGGCTGGCAGGGCCGCCCGTGAGGTGCTATGCTGGGAAGGGACAGACTTGTCGCAGCAGGGGAGGCAGGATCGGACATGAAGGCAGAGCCGGGGGAACTGACGCTGACGTTCACGCCCTGGAGCCAGTGGGTGCGGGAGGTGGCGGCGTCGAAGGTGGCTCTGGTGACGACGGCGGGCGTATATTTGAAGCACGGGCTCCACGAGCCCTTCGACCCGGACCGGGAGGGGGGAGACCCGACCTTCCGGGAGTTCCCCTCCGTGGTGGACCTGGCGGACGTCGCGCTGGCCGGCGCGGCGCAGGGCCCGGCCGGTGACGCGGTGAACGGCCCGGTGGGTGACGAGGTGAGCGGCGAGTCGGGCAGCGACGACCAGGAGCAGGCCAAGGCGGAGGCGCGCGCACAGGTGAACCGGGTCTTCCCGCTGGACCGGCTGCG encodes the following:
- a CDS encoding HAD-IIB family hydrolase; amino-acid sequence: MNIRLFAFDLDGTLVDRAGRISAENLRAVEQARASGAEVMIVTGRSWRSTLPYYRALAMTGPAICYLGALVVADGTGRVLEHLPLEPAAWHPLRRLALAEGLAVTAAVAVPGGADGPAGGDRGRELGLAADVAYATGRADDFNGWEDWNPYTEIDPALDRCASPPTMAAVYGDRSVARVLAAFPDGLPRAQFDLSDHIEGETVLHVWHEAVDKGRALARYCRERGIPPEAVLAVGDAAMDVTMLRFAGIGVAVPGSQPAALAAADWVASPAEAVARALGSRG
- a CDS encoding CCA tRNA nucleotidyltransferase, encoding MTRPEPADGARSGLAAATRPFGTRALFWIRLGWAQLTLPGRLRRAMPPAGRALLAALAGAGHEAALVGGAVRDLLLAQAPKDWDLVTSATPGEILRLFPDGRLIGAARATGTVLVARDGVVYEITPYRGEDLEADLARRDFTIDAMALTAAGRLIDPLGGRRDLAAGRLRACGRPEDRLREDPLRALRAVRLAAQFDLEIEPGLAAAIARAAPLLAGVAPERIGAEFARLLVTDRPAWGMQRLRELGLLAQFAPELLEMVGVEQNQYHAFPVWEHSLMALALVPPVLHLRLAALLHDVAKPRCLSVDEDGGRHFYRHELVGAEMADELLRRLRFDNETRSRAVHLVRFHMDLHLDGPATDAALRRMVRRIGLEHLDDLVQLRRADRLASGKREGDLGPETMALLDGIRRVLAADAALKVTDLAVDGHDVMAAFGRGPGPYVGQVLEALLEEVLERPERNRRDVLLRRLAELAAGGWQGRP